The sequence below is a genomic window from Acropora palmata chromosome 5, jaAcrPala1.3, whole genome shotgun sequence.
cgcactcaagtagttcgaaaaggccgccatctcgtcttgtactcgtcagcttgtaacgaataattttataaatgtacaccgaatatgtacaaaataacacaggaaaactataaTAGAATGTCgaacagggaacgtatttacacagacggattaaaatatatgtgcaggatccgattgtaatgaaaaaagacgatgataacagatcttagaagttttgaaagtttcgtgtcacacgaaattcagatttgccgagcgtgaagcgcaatgcattttgggtgaatgtgggcctttaaaTACACAACTTCTAGAttgaataagctgttgctaggcaacctaAGGCACAATCGTGAGCGAGCAATTTTGCCCtctttacaaaacaaaattaagaaacaacgcactcttcattgaccaatcagcattcagtaatcttgccctctatgttattaaacGTGAAAATGGTGGTCCTTCCTCACTTCTTGGATGTCGCGGAATATGGAACAAACTTAGAACAAGCTACAACGTTAACGTTCCTCGTGACGTGTTCATGCGAATTTTAAGAGAGTTGGACCCAGATGCTTTCGTCCTTCGAAGGGGCTAGGAAGCTACAACGTCGATCATACATTTCCCCAGGACCACACGCAACTTGGCATATGGATGGATATGACAAGTTAAAACCCTGTGTATCACCTATATTTGATATACcgtttgaaacctttgtttGGCTTGAAAAATACCCTACCTTCCTCCGCTTTAGAGGCCACGAATTGCGACAGTGACTTCGTCGATCATGAAGAAGAAGCATGTTCCTTTCCTGAGCCTAGTTGTTCAACGCCCttttaagctaatcctaggttggggtaaattttaattgctttttatttaaCGCTTAAGGTGGGCTTGCCAACAAACTGTGGCTCAGTAAGGTTATaagttacaaatttctttccttaaaccttaatcttgtgaaaaatccacCTTTAACCGTagataaataacaattaaaatttccactaatccaggattagcttaatcgggctttgaacaactgagccCTGGTGTATTTCCTCTTGTTGTGGGTGAATTGTTTGGGACTTGTCCATATATAGCGCTCACCTTGCAACCGCAAGATACACACAACTCCGCGAGTTTTAGCTACGGCAAGTCTGTCGCTGGATGACGGCTGGCGCACCCAAGCAGCACGCGACAATATTTTTCgcgatttttaaaatattttactggCTTTCACGACGATTCTCTGATTGCAACCTAGTTACGAACTTGCATAAAAGTAATTCATGGCTCGAATAATTTAATTAGGATTTATAATAGCTTTTTCAgatttgacaaattttcaacaatgatgagggttgtccaatactgcgACATAATGCGATTTatgattctttgtgatagacatcacaaagtgtcaccTAACCCTAATCTTTAACAAAATATCAACGGTTTTGCAATGCATGGagaacgggacactttgtgatgtctattgtgaagtaccgcgaatctcattatgtcagaGTATTGGACGTGTATGAAGTATTtatactgaaaacaaaaagtccAGTCCATATTCAAGGTATAGTACATGTATGTCCAGTAATaactgttattacagttgagcccgcaggcaaagcttcttttgtttacagctgcaaACAGATAAAGTTAATGGCtcaatgaagtgaaaaaagaCCCATTTGCCGCGTTTATGTGTCGAAAACAGGCATAACTGTAATAACTATTCACATAATTAGATTAATCCTGGCATAACCAAGCTTCGCAAGCGTCTAACAAACTGATTAACTTGTCGCGAGAAAGTCAGACCAAACGAGCCACCAAGGGTCTCTCTTACTCTACTTCTCAGGGCAACAAAAACActaataattacaattattgtaaTCCTCACCTAGAAATTAGCCACAACGGTCAAAAAAGGTTACCCTAATGTTATTGCTAGGTAGTTTACCTACAGGCAGATTTGATGAGGTGCAGCGATGACGTAGTGGTGAAAGCACTCGCCTCctaccaatgtggcccgggctCTATTCCCAGGTTCGGCTTCTTCTGTGGGtcgagtttgttggttctctactctgcaccgagaggttttctctgggttctccggttttccctcTCCTCTTGAAAAACCAGCATTtcacttgatttgtgttaattgttaatttcattgTGTTAATCGTCACATTTACATTTAAACGAGCTGTTGCTCATATGCGATATGTGATTAGTTAAATAAAATTactcaaaaaagcaaaacgtACTTAGACTTACCCTGGCATTAAGAAAACTTGAGCATACATCGAATAACGAGCAATTCTGGACATGGGTACACAACATGAAATGTAGATGGGACAAAACTACTCAGCATTACCTCGTGGAGCTCGCTACCTTGTAGTCAATTTTATTGTCTGCAACTCTTTGCCAGCACGTAAAAATGATGAGGGCTTTTCCTTGGGCTGCAGTACTGTTTCTTCACCAACAAACTTTTTGCATGGTTTGGAAATGGGCTGAACAAGTGGCATCTCATAGCCAATACTTACTAAATCTTCCAACCATGCTTCTGTCAATATCACATCGTGCCATTCCCAGAAGTTGTTTTTATACATTTCCACACCTAAGTCCAGGGCTCTGCCAAACAAATCTGCCTTATCCGATCTCCAGTTTATCAAGAATTCAACAAAACGAGACGAATGGAGGTTCATTTGCTGCTCATCTGTAAAATCTGCCAAGTAGTTGTGCGCATTTCGCACCTGGACCGCATTAGGTGGGAAAAATGACAGATGAGAGCCTATGTCCCACAGTAAGCGTTGAGCCCAGTAACCACGCCAGATATCAGTGACACGAAAGGCAACTGAAGTTGGTAACAGCATGGCCCACAATCCCTTGTACAAGAAAAGTGTATTCTGTGAATTGAAAGGTGCCAGTGTCCTTGGCGGAAGAACAACAGGGTCGGCATCAGCGTCAAACTCGACATTCAAAGGGAcatctttgtcttttcttgtTAGACGGAATATTGCATCTACATCTGGGTCCCCATTCACTATTCCCTGTTGAACTGGCGTTTCCACCTCGGCACACTTGATAAACGTATGCGATGGGGGGTCGGCAATACGGTCCAGGGGGTAACCCCTTGGCCAAATACTGCTTTGACCAAAGTGTTCATATGGATTTACCACAGAAGAATCTGTCTTGTATACATAAAACTCCCCAGTGTTTTCGAGATGAAACGTTATCTTCCCACTTGTAGGGCAATTGTCGTCATCTGTCTCATAGATGACTTTTGCACCATGTTGAATTGCATATAGATAGCCAATGTTCTTTCGAGCATAACTTTTGTATGGAATCAAATCATGAATTCGATACCCCAacgtcttttgtttttccacaCTCAAAAAGACACAATTTGGATGGCTTAAATGTAAACACGAAGAAAAGAGagttgaataattaattatttttgcaatGTACTGACACTCGTCAAACATGGAAGTATGATAACTCGTAATGTAATTCTTAAATACCCTTCTTAAGGGATGAGgttgcttaaaaaaattccCATAGCCCTGTTGAAATCCTTTGAAAGGAAATGATATTGAAATCAGGTTTAACCATATTTCAGTGTTTGATATTTTGTATGTTTTCCAAAATGAAGTCTCTAAATGCATGTAGGAACAAGTCTTTCAGCTATCTTGGACCACTGGACTTAGGAGTGATGCATTTCACAGAGGTTCAGCTTAGTAACATAACCAGTATTATAGTTCacaactaaattttttccgGTTCTCATTGGTTTAAATTGATCACGTGACGCGATAGTGTTCATCCGCGGAGACATTCTATCAGTCCATAGTGCCCGTCCAAAGGAAAATACCCGGATGGATAGTGGTCGTCCgtaaaaatatttctgtaaaCAAGAGGGATtatagaaaataaacaattgaaattgagaaaataaacaattgaaATTGTATTGAGagggtttttctttcttttctttttcaaattttagatTTAACTTTCACAGCTTTCATCTAAAATAGCTGAAAATACGTAATTCAATATGATTTTGGAACTGGCGCGCGGAAGAAATTTAGTGGTGaacaatatttgttttaagaatatcaaattttcacgGGGCAACTGTCAACGGATAGTTTCTCGACTGAGAGCCTCTATTGTTTAAATTGTTATCAGTAAAGACCGCGTCCCTCTTCTTTTATCCGAGAAATTGACCAGGGATGAGTGGTTTTAGCAAGAAAAATACTGTGGCCCACAAATATTAAGCTAAAAGTTTAAAGTCAGTACTGCATAATTTAAACTTGAACTACGTGGACATgtcctttttattttctccttaaGTTGTAGGTAATCACTCCTGCTTTTAAATGCACGAAAATAGGATCTGGTAAgcgtgacaaaaaaattgtgaactTGTGGGAAATGTTTGTGTACACCACTGGAAAACTGAAAACGCCACGGCAAAATTTTGTCGACATCATGGGAAAAGTTTGTCGACATCACGGCAGAAGTCTGTAAACACCACGGCAAACGTTTTTCGACATCATGACAAACGTTTGTGAACGCCACGGCAAACGTTTGTCGACATCATGGCAAAAAGTGGAGAAAAGATGGAAGACGGAAAACAAGGCGAAGGAAGTGATTACATGAAAGTATTCTTCGCTTTTCATAATGCCTGTAAGTTCTTGAGAAACGATCTTTATCTGCATGTTAAAAATATGCTTCAGTGTTCAGTTTGGAAGAGCTAGACAAACTCGCGGTTAATAGCAATTACCTTGAACTGATTTTATTTCTCTCTTCTTAAAATTCTTCACCCTCCCCTTTTACTTAAGCCTCCAATAATAGCAAAGATCTTGATCCAGTAGTGGATAtatatttcctttcttcatGTATA
It includes:
- the LOC141881798 gene encoding uncharacterized protein LOC141881798; the protein is MRASGNKIGNCRVLLVVLFSFQDFFLEMASKARVRFLFVAVIVLIYYNYFHSMLSALFNEPMCKRPMGRNGLPADWSSVKRSYNQLKLNLGWEKIPRKSSPPPEELHDKWIVLTTVSSPTEDVKKLAQIDGWKVVVVGDTKTPADWRHPNCVFLSVEKQKTLGYRIHDLIPYKSYARKNIGYLYAIQHGAKVIYETDDDNCPTSGKITFHLENTGEFYVYKTDSSVVNPYEHFGQSSIWPRGYPLDRIADPPSHTFIKCAEVETPVQQGIVNGDPDVDAIFRLTRKDKDVPLNVEFDADADPVVLPPRTLAPFNSQNTLFLYKGLWAMLLPTSVAFRVTDIWRGYWAQRLLWDIGSHLSFFPPNAVQVRNAHNYLADFTDEQQMNLHSSRFVEFLINWRSDKADLFGRALDLGVEMYKNNFWEWHDVILTEAWLEDLVSIGYEMPLVQPISKPCKKFVGEETVLQPKEKPSSFLRAGKELQTIKLTTR